The Narcine bancroftii isolate sNarBan1 chromosome 6, sNarBan1.hap1, whole genome shotgun sequence genome window below encodes:
- the LOC138737360 gene encoding G-protein coupled receptor family C group 6 member A-like — MSSESPNGFWLINELKNVSFSTENGNFQFDNSGDYSSGYDIINWRWVNGCTQFDKVGHYNVIKKMISINADFKKNAQFGSFRCSHTCKPGERKGISPENNCCYHCSSCPSGTYSNQNDSTECLNCSEYYWSNAGSSTCQKSTREFIQWSDALSVVLIIIAILGMLIICVVSVLVTKYLSTPAVKAAGGWMCYIMLFSLLISLVSSILFIGEPLNLICRIRQPLYSISFTLCVSCILLKSFRIILAFSFNPIVHKHLKRFYKPVPILIVTTGVQVIICSVSLFLNLPKIVENRDDPKIILMLCDEGSHAAFGITLGYIALLSCICFIFAYKGRKSPKMYNETKFITFSMLVYIIVWISFGVVYVNIHVGKYFTIIESIAILASVYCIVCCHFLPTCYIVCFKKEANIESNYLTHAREHFKQKGQFVCPIAKMQRNSQISSEEQPPSLIEVKTNNANEGPINQKTHHTDQTLSFQNQRHKWNCLRKRHRSC; from the exons ATGAGTTCAGAAAGCCCTAATGGCTTCTGG TTGATCAATGAATTGAAAAATGTGAGTTTTTCAACAGAAAATGGAAACTTTCAATTTGACAATTCAGGAGATTATTCAAGTGGATATGACATAATAAACTGGAGATGGGTGAATGGTTGCACTCAATTTGACAAAGTTGGGCACTACAATGTGATTAAAAAAATGATTAGCATCAATGCAGATTTCAAGAAAAATGCACAG TTTGGATCTTTCCGTTGCTCACATACCTGTAAACCTGGAGAAAGAAAGGGTATTTCACCAGAAAACAATTGTTGTTACCATTGTAGTTCCTGTCCTTCAGGAACTTACTCCAATCAAAATG ATTCCACTGAGTGTTTGAACTGCTCAGAATACTATTGGTCCAATGCTGGAAGTTCAACATGCCAGAAAAGTACTCGGGAGTTTATTCAATGGAGTGATGCTCTTTCTGTTGTGTTAATCATAATTGCTATCTTGGGAATGCTTATCATATGTGTGGTAAGCGTATTGGTTACCAAATATCTAAGCACCCCAGCTGTGAAAGCTGCTGGAGGTTGGATGTGTTACATAATGCTGTTCTCACTGTTAATCAGTTTAGTCAGTTCTATATTGTTTATTGGAGAGCCACTTAATCTCATTTGTAGAATTCGACAGCCACTTTATAGCATCAGCTTTACGCTCTGTGTCTCTTGTATTTTGTTGAAATCTTTTAGGATCATCCTGGCTTTTAGTTTTAATCCAATTGTCCATAAACATCTTAAGCGTTTTTATAAGCCAGTTCCCATTTTGATTGTTACCACAGGAGTTCAAGTGATTATTTGTTCAGTGTCATTGTTTTTGAATCTgccaaaaattgtggaaaatagagATGACCCGAAAATCATTCTGATGCTATGTGATGAAGGATCCCATGCAGCATTTGGAATAACATTAGGATACATTGCTTTACTTTCGTGTATCTGCTTCATTTTTGCTTACAAAGGAAGGAAGTCCCCAAAAATGTATAATGAAACAAAGTTCATCACATTTAGCATGCTTGTTTACATAATTGTGTGGATTAGTTTTGGAGTTGTATATGTCAATATACATGTTGGCAAGTATTTCACTATCATTGAATCAATTGCAATTCTAGCATCAGTCTATTGTATTGTGTGTTGCCATTTCCTTCCAACCTGCTATATAGTTTGTTTCAAGAAAGAAGCAAACATTGAGTCAAATTATTTGACACATGCAAGAGAACATTTCAAGCAGAAAGggcagtttgtgtgtccaattgCAAAAATGCAAAGAAACTCTCAGATTTCTAGTGAGGAACAGCCTCCCTCTTTGATAGAAGTGAAAACAAATAATGCAAATGAAGGCCCCATTAATCAGAAAACCCATCACACAGACCAAACATTAAGTTTCCAAAATCAAAGACACAAGTGGAACTGCTTAAGAAAAAGACATAGAAGTTGTTAA
- the LOC138737359 gene encoding G-protein coupled receptor family C group 6 member A-like yields the protein MLSTFTILLFLCQVSTLYSKILCNDSDHLRRIRTPGDIIIGGILPIHGRVELINRTQPGPAHCSEFDISTFIQAQAMVYSINQINNSTLLPGIKLGYEIYDSCSDVINAVEATMQLISKLNSSINSVEVHCNYSAYLPRIKAVVGGVYSEISIVIARLLNLYLIPQISYSSSAEILSNKEKFASFFRTIPSDKHQTFAMIQLILYLNWNWVAVISTEDDYGQSAMNSFILHAEKHSICVDFHTLLPVHNSELFKAKINETAQKIQNSTAQVMVTFIRSTDITALFKLLIEKKVNKTWIASDAWSSSRTISTLKQIEKIGTILGFSFKDGKISNFKQYLEKLVMHSKNVDKFTEEFLSITNNRNGTQTGKKLQFKKSHEYEKINANINEAFTYGVYLTIHAITHALRRMLNCDYKKCNRNFDFPPWQII from the exons ATGCTTTCCACATTTACAATACTATTATTTTTATGCCAGGTTTCAACTTTATATTCAAAAATACTCTGCAATGACTCTGATCATCTTAGACGAATCAGAACTCCAGGAGATATCATCATTGGTGGAATCTTACCAATCCATGGAAGAGTGGAGTTAATAAATCGAACACAGCCAGGACCAGCACACTGCTCAGA ATTTGACATATCTACATTCATCCAAGCCCAGGCTATGGTATACAGTATCAACCAGATAAACAATTCTACCTTGTTACCAGGCATCAAATTAGGATATGAAATTTATGACAGCTGCAGTGATGTCATCAATGCTGTAGAAGCCACCATGCAACTTATTTCCAAATTGAATTCCTCAATCAATAGTGTAGAGGTTCACTGCAATTACTCAGCTTACTTACCACGTATAAAAGCAGTTGTAGGGGGTGTATACTCGGAAATTTCAATTGTGATTGCAAGACTGCTGAACCTTTACCTCATCCCACAG ATAAGTTACTCGTCATCAGCAGAAATACTCAGCAACAAAGAAAAGTTTGCGTCATTTTTCCGAACTATTCCAAGTGACAAGCATCAAACATTTGCCATGATCCAACTTATTCTCTATCTAAACTGGAACTGGGTTGCAGTCATTTCAACTGAAGATGATTATGGACAATCTGCAATGAACAGTTTTATTTTACATGCAGAAAAGCACAGTATATGTGTTGATTTCCATACACTGCTCCCTGTTCATAACAGTGAATTATTTAAAGCAAAGATCAATGAAACCGCTCAGAAAATTCAGAATTCAACTGCACAAGTTATGGTCACGTTTATTAGATCAACAGATATCACTGCACTGTTTAAATTATTGattgaaaaaaaagttaataaaacCTGGATTGCCAGTGATGCCTGGTCTAGTTCCAGGACAATTTCCACCCTGAAGCAAATTGAAAAAATTGGAACTATTTTAGGCTTTTCATtcaaagatggaaagatttcaaATTTTAAACAATACTTAGAAAAGTTGGTGATGCATTCAAAAAATGTTGACAAGTTTACTGAAGAGTTTTTAAGCATCACAAATAATAGAAATGGAACTCAGACtggaaaaaaattgcaatttaaaaaatctcatgaatatgaaaaaataaatgcaaatattaaTGAAGCATTTACCTATGGTGTATATTTGACTATCCATGCCATCACTCATGCTCTTCGGAGGATGCTCAATTGTGATTACAAAAAATGCAATAGAAATTTTGATTTCCCACCATGGCAG ATTATTTAA